The Thermoclostridium stercorarium subsp. stercorarium DSM 8532 genome contains a region encoding:
- the mscL gene encoding large-conductance mechanosensitive channel protein MscL, with protein sequence MLKEFKQFALKGNVLDMAVGVIIGSAFGKIVTSLVNDIITPILGIFLGKIDVKDLKLVIRPAEGENSELAILYGQFLQNILDFLIISISIFAFVRLVASLKTRAESLLVKDREKKEEEEKREEPLKPSKEEELLAEIRDLLKEMQKQKDI encoded by the coding sequence GTGCTGAAAGAATTTAAACAGTTTGCGCTGAAAGGCAATGTTCTTGACATGGCGGTCGGAGTTATTATAGGCTCGGCTTTCGGGAAAATTGTCACTTCTCTTGTAAATGACATAATAACTCCGATACTGGGGATTTTTCTGGGAAAAATCGACGTAAAGGATTTAAAGCTTGTAATACGGCCCGCTGAAGGGGAAAATTCCGAACTTGCGATTTTGTACGGGCAGTTTCTTCAAAATATACTGGATTTCCTGATTATTTCAATATCCATATTTGCTTTTGTAAGGCTTGTTGCTTCCCTGAAAACCAGGGCTGAGTCTTTACTTGTGAAAGACAGGGAGAAAAAAGAGGAAGAAGAAAAAAGGGAAGAACCCCTGAAACCTTCAAAGGAAGAGGAGCTTCTGGCCGAGATAAGGGATTTGCTGAAAGAAATGCAAAAACAGAAAGATATATGA
- the loaP gene encoding antiterminator LoaP translates to MDKDSAWYALFVKTGEENKVKERLDFRFGGEPAVMIPKKIIKERKNGVWHRRIRNLFPGYIFIHGVLDEHVYMKLKRVPGLYKLLCTDREPVQIPPREIEVFSHLFDDEDTIQESDILMEGDRIVIVNGPLTSLQGRILKINKRKGRARVLLEFLGEERVIDLGVNIIEPAK, encoded by the coding sequence ATGGACAAGGATTCAGCATGGTATGCTCTTTTTGTAAAAACAGGAGAAGAAAACAAGGTAAAGGAACGGCTGGACTTCCGTTTCGGCGGGGAGCCCGCCGTAATGATCCCGAAAAAAATCATAAAGGAAAGAAAGAACGGGGTATGGCACAGGAGAATACGCAATTTATTTCCCGGGTACATATTTATACACGGCGTGCTGGATGAGCACGTCTACATGAAGCTGAAACGCGTTCCCGGCCTGTACAAGCTTTTATGCACCGACAGGGAACCCGTTCAGATACCGCCGAGGGAGATTGAGGTTTTCAGCCACCTTTTTGATGATGAAGATACAATCCAGGAATCCGATATACTTATGGAAGGGGATAGAATTGTTATTGTAAACGGTCCCCTGACATCATTGCAGGGCAGAATTCTTAAAATCAACAAAAGGAAAGGCAGAGCACGGGTGCTTCTGGAATTCCTCGGCGAGGAAAGGGTTATAGACCTGGGAGTAAACATTATAGAGCCTGCCAAGTAA
- a CDS encoding AAA family ATPase, translating into MDNRKLKELADKLTANVERVIVGKRDIIRNLFICLVCSGHVLLEDVPGTGKTLLAKTLSRSLDLEFSRIQFTPDLLPSDVTGIHYYDQKKGDFVFRKGPVFTNILLADEINRATPRTQSSLLECMEERQVSTDGKTYPLSPPFMVIATQNPVETLGTFPLPEAQLDRFLMKLYMGYPDTAEGVEILKRFRYEDPLSSIAPVAGKEDFEGLNDIFRNTYVSDDIYSYIIQIVEATRKHHEVILGVSPRGSQALLKTSQALAAINGRDYVTPDDVKQMAIPVLAHRIIARHSGSENGKPVTHSIIEQILQRVPVPSEDRLKEQAGA; encoded by the coding sequence ATGGATAATCGCAAATTAAAGGAACTTGCGGACAAACTCACTGCGAACGTTGAAAGGGTCATAGTCGGGAAAAGGGATATTATACGGAATTTATTCATATGTCTTGTCTGTTCGGGGCATGTTTTGCTGGAGGATGTGCCCGGAACGGGAAAAACGCTTCTTGCGAAAACCTTGAGCAGATCGCTTGACCTGGAATTCAGTAGAATTCAGTTCACCCCCGACCTTTTGCCGTCGGACGTTACGGGAATCCACTATTATGACCAGAAAAAGGGCGATTTCGTATTCAGAAAAGGGCCGGTTTTCACCAACATTCTTCTGGCCGATGAAATAAACAGGGCAACCCCAAGAACGCAGTCAAGCCTTTTGGAATGCATGGAGGAAAGGCAGGTTTCCACCGACGGAAAAACCTATCCTTTAAGCCCGCCTTTTATGGTTATAGCAACGCAGAACCCCGTTGAAACCCTTGGTACGTTCCCCCTTCCCGAAGCCCAGCTGGACAGGTTCCTTATGAAACTCTACATGGGTTATCCCGATACTGCGGAAGGTGTCGAAATACTGAAACGGTTCCGTTACGAAGATCCTCTGTCTTCAATAGCACCGGTTGCCGGAAAAGAGGACTTTGAAGGCCTTAACGACATTTTCAGGAACACTTACGTAAGCGATGATATTTATTCTTATATCATCCAGATTGTGGAGGCTACACGAAAACACCATGAGGTTATTTTGGGGGTAAGCCCGCGCGGAAGCCAGGCACTTCTTAAAACCAGCCAGGCCCTTGCGGCCATAAACGGAAGGGATTATGTGACGCCCGACGATGTAAAGCAGATGGCGATACCCGTTTTGGCCCACAGGATAATTGCAAGGCATTCGGGCAGCGAAAACGGAAAGCCGGTAACCCATTCCATCATCGAGCAGATTTTACAAAGGGTACCTGTTCCTTCTGAAGACAGGCTGAAAGAACAGGCAGGTGCTTAA
- a CDS encoding DUF58 domain-containing protein codes for MWVYKLIIAAIVVLIVESVAVMKFGLSKVSIERKFDTLHAQLGQTVHMIETISNRKLLPVPWLKVESRIDSGLRFGLQEDLNILQDEFHVSVFTMLPYTRIIRTHTVKCTKRGYYHLKSAALTARSITGTISAIKDETTDAKLYVFPGTLTLSELNLPSHSWQGDRVVRRWILEDPLIFAGIREYTTSDPIKNINWKATARMGTLQVNQYEPTANHRLMVFLNVDTKPDQWTVTDEPERVEYGISVAATVLEYASRNVIEAGFCTNGYLKDMEKEPVRIEPAGGKNHLVKMLECLARMVISRSITFYTLLDRELENNPGNTDYLFITAYVDDGIEERIRRLRTKGNAVEILRI; via the coding sequence ATGTGGGTTTACAAGCTGATTATTGCCGCGATTGTGGTACTTATTGTTGAATCGGTCGCAGTGATGAAATTCGGGCTTTCAAAAGTAAGTATTGAAAGAAAATTTGACACACTGCATGCCCAGCTCGGCCAAACCGTTCATATGATTGAAACCATAAGCAACAGGAAACTTTTGCCTGTGCCGTGGCTCAAAGTGGAATCGCGGATAGACAGCGGGCTTAGGTTTGGTCTTCAGGAAGACCTGAACATTCTTCAAGACGAATTTCACGTCAGTGTTTTTACAATGCTACCTTATACAAGGATTATACGAACCCATACCGTTAAATGCACAAAAAGAGGCTATTACCATTTAAAATCGGCAGCCCTTACCGCCCGTTCAATAACGGGGACCATCTCGGCGATAAAGGACGAAACAACCGACGCAAAGCTTTATGTTTTTCCGGGAACACTCACCCTTTCGGAACTGAACCTGCCGTCCCACAGCTGGCAGGGGGACAGGGTTGTAAGGCGCTGGATACTTGAAGATCCGCTCATTTTCGCCGGGATAAGGGAATATACCACGTCAGACCCTATAAAAAACATAAACTGGAAAGCGACCGCGCGCATGGGAACCCTGCAGGTAAATCAGTACGAGCCAACTGCAAATCATAGGCTGATGGTTTTTCTGAATGTGGATACCAAACCCGATCAATGGACGGTTACCGATGAGCCTGAAAGGGTGGAGTATGGCATTTCGGTGGCGGCGACCGTCCTGGAGTATGCCAGCAGGAATGTAATAGAAGCAGGATTTTGCACGAACGGGTATCTGAAGGATATGGAAAAGGAGCCTGTTAGAATTGAGCCGGCAGGCGGAAAAAATCATCTCGTTAAAATGCTGGAATGCCTTGCGCGCATGGTTATTTCAAGAAGCATAACATTTTATACGCTTCTGGACAGGGAACTGGAGAATAATCCGGGCAATACCGACTATCTTTTTATAACCGCATATGTGGATGACGGAATCGAGGAACGGATAAGAAGGCTCAGGACTAAGGGGAACGCCGTGGAAATACTGAGAATTTGA
- a CDS encoding bacterial Ig-like domain-containing protein, translating into MRNCKGLSILLCFLLVFFAMPFPAVAEEAEAMPVSEASEWSFSAFGSNTSVEKNPDPMINSDGSVKIVANGGKIASNEQGISFYYREVPSDANFEIKAKAEVLNFKGDDKQVSFGLMLMDQIGQHRNSEKHNSNYIAVGALDTIIKAFYMQESLTKTDMLSQTPSQGDIFELSIKKSGDNYVLTCNGTTETFTLPGLFSDTIYVGIYAARNAEIKFSDLNFTLDTKDIVDLSVDLSGMKTSYLVDEPLNLKGLKVTAHYSDGTSEELTEEDYIVTGFDSSTPGTNTICINVGEISKTIDLEILPLTCTKLTVKYLPAKTDYYLGDSFNPEGLKVIAEYNDGYKVTELTEDKYALYIAGKAAEDYVFSKAGTQKVEVISRENPSVKTGFEVNISDASIESLEIFRKPEKTAYFIGDEPDLTGLVVYARYSDGSKVRLDKSEYEVNGFDSSAPGEKEITVYHKGKTVAFSVVVKEKEVMGIEVTKYPKTTYYIGETFNAEGLEVSKVYDNGDREPLTDFSVDASAFDGSTPGVYDVIISADGFDPITLKVTVREKTEYEWKAIRFGQSTSDSKNYVNFLDNGAVEIVALEGGGKIATDHDGITFYYTEIDAKDNFVLSADIKVKEYAKNPHDGQESFGIMARDAIGTPGDSSIFASNIAAIGGFSGGTKSPNGTQLFIRTGVSSPDGAGSKGIRRIMIKDEKPGPDNTYPAAEYRLTLAKTNSGFVGKLNDGEEVIFYEPDILNVQDSKIYVGFFAARLATIEVSNIELYVSSSETDAPRYIPPEAPVTPSLQILSLDKTSNVNYSLVVKPNVNGSITVKQGAEILVRDVTVNAGEKYSVDAVLEKNSENPFTVIFIPDDTQNLSSYEKIIKNFSVTMRTYNEGGNIYVSPNGTPYGDGTKDNPLDLDTAIAFVKEGQKIILMNGVYKRDSALVISRYNDGTAENRKYLVAEPGSRPVIDFDKKGQGVTLSGNYWYIEGIDFARSAPNYPGFIIGGNYNIVENCRFYENGDTGLQISRTDSSENIAEWPSYNKIINCESFDNRDPSENNADGFAAKLTCGVGNMFIGCVSHHNIDDGWDLYTKAGTGAIGPVIIDSCIAYENGTLTDGTVGKGDKNGFKLGGEGVPVQHIIKNSIAFNNGAVGFTSNSNPSVIAINNIAYNNAKGNLVFTSYSGIETHFVVDGFVSYNTEGAPRDSATGVPASDDNYLFDGTKSVNKSGEELTEKEFIEKLLELISKIKSIK; encoded by the coding sequence ATGAGAAACTGCAAAGGGTTGTCAATTTTGTTATGCTTCTTGCTCGTATTTTTTGCCATGCCTTTTCCTGCCGTAGCTGAAGAAGCAGAGGCAATGCCTGTGAGCGAAGCCTCTGAATGGTCGTTTTCAGCGTTTGGCTCTAACACATCGGTTGAAAAAAATCCCGACCCGATGATTAATTCCGACGGTTCGGTCAAGATTGTCGCGAACGGAGGAAAAATAGCAAGCAACGAGCAGGGAATATCCTTCTATTACAGGGAAGTGCCTTCCGATGCCAATTTCGAAATAAAGGCAAAAGCCGAAGTTCTGAACTTTAAAGGTGACGACAAACAGGTATCTTTCGGTTTAATGCTGATGGACCAAATAGGCCAGCACCGTAATTCCGAAAAACATAACTCCAATTACATAGCCGTTGGCGCTCTTGATACAATAATTAAAGCATTTTACATGCAGGAGAGCCTTACAAAGACAGACATGCTGTCCCAAACTCCGTCCCAGGGTGATATTTTCGAACTTTCAATCAAAAAATCCGGGGATAATTATGTTTTGACATGTAACGGCACAACCGAAACCTTTACGCTGCCGGGACTGTTTTCGGACACAATATACGTGGGAATTTATGCCGCGAGAAACGCAGAAATTAAATTCAGCGATTTGAATTTTACACTCGATACAAAAGATATTGTGGATTTATCAGTTGACCTCTCCGGAATGAAAACTTCCTATCTTGTTGATGAACCTTTAAACTTAAAAGGTCTTAAGGTTACGGCTCACTATTCCGACGGAACCAGCGAAGAACTCACCGAAGAGGATTACATAGTAACAGGTTTTGACAGCAGCACTCCGGGAACAAACACAATCTGCATAAATGTCGGTGAAATTAGCAAAACTATTGATCTGGAAATACTCCCACTGACCTGCACAAAATTAACGGTTAAATATTTACCCGCCAAAACCGATTACTATTTAGGCGATTCTTTTAACCCGGAAGGTTTGAAAGTTATAGCCGAATATAATGATGGCTACAAGGTGACTGAATTGACAGAGGACAAATACGCATTATACATTGCCGGTAAAGCCGCTGAAGATTACGTGTTCAGCAAGGCAGGCACACAAAAAGTTGAAGTAATATCCCGGGAAAATCCTTCGGTTAAAACCGGATTTGAAGTAAACATTTCGGACGCGTCGATTGAAAGTCTTGAGATTTTCCGCAAACCCGAAAAAACCGCTTATTTCATCGGTGATGAACCTGATTTGACCGGTCTTGTTGTTTACGCCCGTTACAGCGACGGCTCAAAGGTCCGCCTCGATAAAAGCGAATATGAAGTAAATGGCTTTGATTCGTCAGCGCCGGGCGAAAAGGAAATCACCGTTTACCATAAAGGTAAGACGGTGGCATTCAGTGTGGTTGTAAAGGAAAAGGAAGTAATGGGGATTGAAGTTACAAAATATCCCAAAACCACATACTACATCGGTGAAACTTTTAATGCCGAAGGACTTGAGGTTTCAAAGGTTTATGACAACGGCGACAGAGAACCTCTCACCGATTTTTCCGTCGATGCCTCGGCATTTGACGGCAGTACGCCGGGGGTATATGACGTAATCATTTCGGCCGACGGTTTTGATCCGATAACCCTCAAGGTAACAGTGAGGGAAAAGACCGAATATGAATGGAAGGCTATCCGTTTCGGCCAGTCTACGTCTGATTCGAAAAACTATGTAAATTTCCTCGACAACGGCGCAGTTGAAATAGTCGCCCTCGAAGGCGGCGGAAAAATTGCAACCGACCACGACGGTATTACCTTCTACTATACCGAAATTGACGCAAAGGATAATTTCGTCCTCTCCGCCGACATTAAGGTCAAGGAATACGCCAAGAACCCGCATGACGGGCAGGAGTCCTTCGGTATAATGGCCCGTGACGCAATAGGCACTCCGGGTGATTCAAGCATCTTTGCATCAAATATTGCCGCAATAGGCGGTTTCAGCGGCGGCACAAAGAGCCCGAACGGCACTCAGCTTTTTATTCGTACGGGAGTTTCCTCTCCTGACGGCGCAGGCAGCAAAGGTATACGTCGGATTATGATCAAGGATGAAAAGCCCGGTCCGGACAATACCTATCCCGCCGCAGAATACAGACTGACACTGGCAAAGACCAACAGCGGTTTTGTCGGGAAACTCAATGACGGCGAGGAAGTAATCTTTTACGAACCCGATATTCTGAACGTACAGGATTCCAAAATTTATGTGGGATTCTTTGCAGCCCGCCTGGCAACGATTGAAGTAAGCAACATAGAATTGTATGTATCCAGCAGCGAAACCGACGCGCCGCGGTATATTCCGCCCGAAGCTCCCGTTACTCCGTCACTGCAAATCCTGTCCCTCGACAAAACGTCGAATGTGAATTACAGTCTTGTGGTCAAGCCGAATGTAAACGGCAGCATCACCGTAAAACAGGGTGCTGAAATCCTTGTCAGAGATGTAACGGTAAATGCCGGTGAAAAATATTCGGTTGACGCTGTCCTTGAAAAGAACAGCGAAAACCCGTTCACCGTAATCTTCATCCCCGACGATACACAGAATTTGTCGAGCTATGAAAAAATAATCAAAAATTTCAGCGTAACGATGAGAACATACAACGAGGGCGGAAACATTTACGTATCCCCGAACGGGACACCTTACGGAGACGGGACAAAAGACAATCCCCTTGACCTTGACACGGCAATTGCCTTTGTTAAGGAAGGACAGAAAATAATCCTTATGAACGGTGTTTATAAACGGGATTCCGCACTGGTTATTTCCAGGTACAACGACGGAACGGCCGAGAACAGAAAATATCTGGTAGCCGAACCCGGTTCAAGGCCTGTCATAGACTTTGACAAAAAAGGCCAGGGTGTTACCCTGAGTGGTAACTACTGGTATATTGAAGGCATTGACTTTGCAAGATCGGCACCTAACTACCCCGGCTTTATAATCGGCGGGAATTATAATATAGTGGAAAACTGCCGGTTCTATGAAAACGGCGATACCGGGCTTCAGATCAGCAGAACAGATTCATCGGAAAATATTGCCGAATGGCCGTCATACAACAAGATTATAAACTGTGAATCCTTTGACAACCGCGATCCGTCCGAAAACAATGCTGACGGCTTTGCCGCAAAACTCACATGCGGTGTCGGAAATATGTTTATTGGCTGCGTTTCGCATCATAATATTGACGACGGATGGGATCTTTACACCAAAGCCGGTACGGGCGCCATCGGACCTGTTATTATCGACAGCTGCATAGCTTATGAAAACGGAACTCTTACCGACGGCACGGTTGGCAAAGGCGACAAGAACGGGTTCAAGCTCGGCGGCGAAGGCGTTCCGGTACAGCATATAATCAAAAACAGCATAGCTTTTAACAACGGTGCGGTGGGCTTTACAAGCAACAGCAACCCGAGCGTTATAGCCATTAACAATATCGCCTATAACAATGCCAAAGGCAATCTGGTATTCACATCCTACAGCGGTATTGAAACCCATTTTGTGGTCGACGGGTTTGTTTCATACAATACTGAAGGCGCACCCAGGGATTCGGCAACAGGTGTTCCCGCTTCCGATGACAATTACCTGTTTGACGGAACAAAGTCGGTAAACAAATCGGGTGAAGAACTCACAGAAAAAGAATTTATCGAAAAACTGCTTGAACTTATTTCAAAAATAAAAAGCATAAAATAA
- a CDS encoding stalk domain-containing protein — protein MEKVRICYKKFIKKAFFILLVFMMLFPANISCAGELTEQAFITVKINGTPIYTDTNPYVKEDRIFVPVRFIAEALNMNVEWIPDEKKITLSDDEDTIQMWLDSNLLIVNDEEILMDVNVEGFNGRIMVPVRYLAEIKGFEVKWDDYTYSVELNKEGVEVPASSVLNRSYTDDDIIWLARIIHVEARYLSIDAKVAIANVVLNRTKHPDFPDTVYDVIFDSKYGKQFPPAHTAAFRQLKPDESCVIAAKMALEGINNVDKCLYFNNQPFKNKSKDFYIKIDGEYFYY, from the coding sequence ATGGAAAAGGTGAGGATATGCTATAAAAAATTTATTAAAAAGGCATTTTTCATACTTTTGGTCTTTATGATGCTTTTTCCGGCAAATATATCCTGTGCCGGTGAACTCACCGAACAGGCATTTATTACGGTAAAAATCAACGGTACTCCCATTTACACCGACACAAACCCGTATGTAAAAGAGGACAGAATCTTCGTTCCCGTTCGCTTTATTGCCGAGGCTTTGAATATGAACGTGGAATGGATACCCGATGAAAAAAAGATTACTCTGAGCGATGATGAAGACACAATACAGATGTGGCTGGACAGCAACCTGCTGATTGTAAATGACGAGGAAATTTTAATGGATGTTAACGTGGAAGGTTTTAACGGGAGGATAATGGTGCCGGTCAGATATCTGGCTGAAATAAAAGGTTTTGAAGTCAAATGGGACGATTACACCTATTCCGTTGAATTAAACAAGGAAGGTGTGGAAGTCCCCGCATCAAGTGTTTTAAACAGATCTTACACCGATGATGATATCATATGGCTTGCAAGGATTATTCATGTTGAAGCGAGGTATTTAAGCATTGACGCTAAAGTGGCAATTGCAAATGTTGTGCTGAACAGAACAAAGCATCCGGATTTTCCGGATACCGTATACGATGTCATATTTGACAGCAAGTACGGAAAGCAGTTTCCGCCGGCACACACAGCCGCATTCCGGCAGCTGAAGCCCGACGAATCCTGCGTCATTGCCGCCAAAATGGCCCTGGAAGGGATTAACAATGTGGACAAATGCCTGTACTTTAACAATCAGCCCTTTAAAAACAAATCAAAGGATTTTTACATTAAAATAGACGGCGAATATTTCTACTATTAG
- a CDS encoding DUF3343 domain-containing protein, which translates to MDCLAVYDSGNYTIKMCRHFEKKGYAFEVISLPCKIAHTGCSYCLKFPEEYKDMVVAESKAMNYPVRYLYRVVKGHLKNTYEKIPL; encoded by the coding sequence GTGGATTGCCTTGCAGTTTATGATTCCGGAAATTATACAATAAAAATGTGCAGGCATTTTGAAAAGAAGGGTTATGCTTTTGAAGTAATATCGCTGCCGTGTAAAATCGCCCATACGGGCTGCAGTTATTGCCTTAAATTCCCTGAGGAATACAAGGATATGGTGGTTGCCGAAAGCAAAGCCATGAATTATCCCGTCCGCTATCTTTACAGGGTGGTTAAAGGGCATTTGAAGAATACTTACGAAAAAATACCCCTCTGA
- the cysQ gene encoding 3'(2'),5'-bisphosphate nucleotidase CysQ, giving the protein MNLEDLTGVLEYVKKITKEAGRIILDVYKKDFQVDFKDDLTPVTEADRKSNDFIVSSLKNRYPECAVLAEESENDPERLKNDWCFIVDPLDGTKEFIQKNGEFTVNIALSYKGKPVLGVIGIPVTGELYYAVKGKGAFYEKDGHAEQIHVSTRTDDIRLVMSRSHKSQRLLELVEKNGIKNIRNVGSAIKGCLVAKGEAEVYYRFGVTMEWDTAAMQCIVEEAGGIFRQLDDTEMTYNRENSRNEKGFYAINHPANKLMF; this is encoded by the coding sequence ATGAATTTAGAGGATTTGACCGGTGTGCTTGAATATGTCAAGAAAATAACAAAAGAGGCGGGCAGAATTATTCTTGATGTATACAAAAAGGATTTTCAGGTTGACTTTAAGGACGATTTAACGCCTGTAACCGAAGCCGACAGGAAATCGAACGATTTTATTGTCAGCAGCTTGAAAAACAGGTATCCCGAATGCGCCGTTCTTGCCGAGGAATCGGAAAATGATCCCGAAAGGCTTAAAAATGACTGGTGTTTTATTGTTGATCCGCTGGACGGAACAAAGGAATTTATTCAGAAAAACGGTGAATTTACCGTGAACATCGCCCTTAGCTACAAGGGAAAACCGGTGCTGGGGGTTATCGGAATTCCCGTTACCGGTGAATTGTATTACGCCGTAAAAGGAAAAGGTGCCTTTTATGAAAAGGACGGACATGCCGAACAAATCCATGTGTCCACAAGAACCGACGATATACGCCTGGTGATGAGCCGTTCGCATAAATCGCAAAGGCTTCTTGAACTGGTAGAAAAAAACGGTATAAAAAACATAAGAAATGTCGGAAGCGCGATTAAAGGCTGCCTTGTAGCCAAAGGCGAGGCAGAGGTATATTACCGTTTCGGAGTTACGATGGAATGGGATACCGCCGCAATGCAGTGCATTGTTGAAGAAGCAGGCGGGATTTTCAGACAACTGGATGACACCGAAATGACGTATAACCGGGAAAACAGCCGGAATGAAAAAGGCTTTTATGCTATTAACCACCCCGCTAATAAACTTATGTTTTAA